From one Burkholderia pyrrocinia genomic stretch:
- a CDS encoding Lrp/AsnC family transcriptional regulator → MITLDDVDRQLIALLRDNARLPVVALAKELRVARATVQNRLTRLEKNGVIVGYTVRLKPAAERHRIRALMSIAVQGNRGAEVVKVLRGHPNVASIHSTNGRWDLVAELHADSLEHFDRVLGAIRLIDGIASTETSILLSTHKA, encoded by the coding sequence ATGATCACGCTCGACGACGTCGACCGGCAGCTGATCGCGCTGCTGCGCGACAACGCGCGACTGCCCGTCGTCGCACTGGCGAAGGAACTGCGCGTCGCGCGCGCGACCGTGCAGAACCGGCTGACGCGGCTGGAGAAAAACGGCGTGATCGTCGGTTATACGGTGCGGCTCAAGCCGGCGGCCGAACGGCACCGGATTCGCGCGCTAATGTCGATCGCGGTGCAGGGCAACCGCGGCGCCGAGGTGGTGAAGGTGCTGCGCGGGCATCCGAACGTCGCGTCGATCCACAGCACCAACGGGCGCTGGGATCTCGTCGCCGAGCTGCATGCCGATTCGCTCGAGCATTTCGATCGCGTGCTCGGCGCGATCCGGCTGATCGACGGCATCGCGAGTACCGAGACGAGCATTCTGCTGTCGACGCACAAGGCGTGA
- a CDS encoding ornithine cyclodeaminase, with protein sequence MTRFLDVPATARLIARTGVTTFLRELVDTLRADYLQWADFDKSPRVACHSRDGVIELMPVANASLFAFKYVNGHPVNAARGMHTVMAFGALAEVDTGYPLLLAELTLTTALRTAATSVLAAQVLARPDSRTMALIGNGAQSEFQAIAFHTLLGIDEIRVFDVDPLATDKLAQNLAAYPELRVVRAASTADAVRGADIVTTVTADKAYATIVTADMIEPGMHLNAVGGDCPGKTELEAGVLQAGRVFVEFEPQSRIEGEIQQMPADFPVTELWRVLQRETTGRERADEVTVFDSVGFALEDYSALRYLYALAQQHNAGVEIALIPPAVDPKNLFALIDDPAAIAQGHAAFVTEAVAAFAR encoded by the coding sequence ATGACTCGCTTCCTCGACGTTCCCGCCACCGCCCGACTGATCGCCCGGACCGGCGTCACGACGTTCCTGCGCGAACTCGTCGACACGCTGCGCGCCGATTACCTGCAGTGGGCCGATTTCGACAAGTCGCCGCGCGTCGCGTGCCACTCGCGCGACGGCGTGATCGAGCTGATGCCCGTCGCGAACGCATCGCTGTTCGCGTTCAAGTACGTGAACGGCCACCCCGTCAACGCGGCGCGCGGGATGCACACGGTGATGGCATTCGGCGCGCTCGCCGAAGTCGATACCGGCTACCCGCTGCTGCTCGCCGAACTCACGCTGACGACCGCGCTGCGCACGGCCGCCACGTCGGTGCTCGCCGCACAGGTGCTCGCGCGGCCCGACTCGCGCACGATGGCGCTGATCGGCAACGGCGCGCAGAGCGAATTCCAGGCGATCGCGTTCCACACGCTGCTCGGCATCGACGAAATCCGCGTGTTCGACGTCGATCCGCTCGCGACCGACAAGCTCGCGCAGAACCTCGCCGCATACCCTGAGTTGCGCGTCGTGCGCGCCGCATCGACCGCCGACGCCGTGCGCGGCGCCGACATCGTGACGACCGTCACCGCCGACAAGGCGTACGCGACGATCGTCACGGCCGACATGATCGAGCCCGGCATGCACCTGAACGCGGTCGGCGGCGATTGCCCCGGCAAGACCGAACTCGAAGCGGGCGTGCTGCAGGCGGGCCGCGTGTTCGTCGAATTCGAGCCCCAGTCGCGCATCGAGGGCGAGATCCAGCAGATGCCGGCCGACTTCCCCGTCACCGAGCTGTGGCGCGTGCTGCAGCGCGAAACGACCGGTCGCGAACGCGCGGACGAAGTCACGGTGTTCGATTCGGTCGGCTTCGCGCTCGAGGATTATTCGGCGCTGCGCTACCTGTACGCACTCGCACAGCAGCACAACGCGGGGGTCGAGATCGCGCTGATTCCACCGGCCGTCGACCCGAAGAACCTGTTCGCGCTGATCGACGATCCGGCTGCGATCGCGCAGGGTCACGCGGCATTCGTGACCGAAGCCGTCGCCGCGTTCGCGCGCTGA
- the ctlX gene encoding citrulline utilization hydrolase CtlX — MNLVSIQAPAAVVMVRPHRFLPNPQTAADNAFQRTAGGGSTDTSSVSAAARDEVTAAAQTLADAGVRVHVFDDRGERDTPDSVFPNNWFSTHPGGHVALYPMHSPNRRRERRADIVEMLKAEYRVQDVIDYSGLEYDDVFLEGTGAMVLDHVARIAYTARSRRADPVALERFCTHFNFEPICFDTADADGRPIYHTNVMMSVATEFAMVGLDLIADSRRRAEIAQRLTETGRTVIALDQSQIANFAGNTLELSGRNGRVLALSRRAFDCLTPDQRATIERSARLLPLDVPTIELAGGSVRCMLAGIHLARRATAQDVIAVESAASPRETTPQI, encoded by the coding sequence ATGAATCTCGTATCGATCCAGGCGCCGGCCGCCGTCGTGATGGTCCGGCCGCATCGTTTCCTGCCGAACCCGCAGACCGCGGCCGACAACGCGTTCCAGCGCACGGCCGGTGGCGGTTCAACCGACACGTCGTCGGTATCCGCCGCCGCACGCGACGAAGTCACGGCCGCCGCGCAAACGCTCGCCGATGCGGGTGTGCGGGTGCACGTGTTCGACGACCGCGGCGAGCGTGACACACCCGACTCCGTATTCCCGAACAACTGGTTCTCGACGCATCCTGGCGGCCACGTCGCGCTGTATCCGATGCACAGCCCGAATCGCCGCCGCGAGCGGCGCGCGGACATCGTCGAGATGCTGAAAGCCGAATATCGCGTGCAGGACGTGATCGACTATTCGGGCCTTGAATACGACGACGTGTTCCTCGAAGGCACCGGCGCGATGGTGCTCGACCACGTCGCGCGAATCGCGTACACGGCGCGCTCGCGCCGCGCCGATCCGGTCGCACTCGAACGCTTCTGCACGCACTTCAATTTCGAGCCGATCTGTTTCGATACGGCCGACGCCGACGGGCGCCCGATCTATCACACGAACGTGATGATGAGCGTCGCGACGGAGTTCGCGATGGTTGGCCTCGACCTGATCGCCGACAGCCGGCGCCGCGCCGAGATTGCGCAACGCCTGACCGAAACCGGCCGCACGGTGATCGCGCTCGATCAGTCGCAGATCGCGAACTTCGCGGGCAATACGCTGGAACTGTCGGGAAGAAACGGGCGCGTGCTCGCGCTGTCGCGGCGTGCGTTCGATTGCCTCACGCCTGACCAGCGCGCGACGATCGAGCGCTCCGCGCGGCTGCTGCCGCTCGACGTGCCGACGATCGAACTGGCCGGCGGGTCGGTGCGCTGCATGCTCGCGGGGATTCATCTCGCGCGGCGGGCGACCGCGCAGGACGTGATCGCCGTGGAATCGGCCGCATCGCCACGCGAGACGACGCCGCAGATCTGA
- a CDS encoding Hsp70 family protein: MKRYTVGIDLGTSNTVVAYVEAGSDAIRVFDVEQLVGPGAVAAQPLLPSVRYHPAAGELAADALRLPWQAAGARDAAARSGGGGDGGSAGRDSGAGDALPAVIGRYARTLGAQVPGRLVSSAKSWLSHASVDRLAAILPWGAADGVDKVSPVDASASYLAHVRDAWDARFPDAPLAKQDVILTVPASFDDGARALTVEAARRARLPALRLLEEPQAAFYDWLYGQRATLRDTFADARRVLICDVGGGTTDLTLVDVAPGDDGEPTFTRVGVGNHLMLGGDNMDLALARLVETRLTEPGTRLSAASLSQLVERCRAAKERLLGDDAPASVTVTLLGAGSKLVGGARSAELTRQEVEQIVVDGFFPQVEAGELPRRARAAIVEFGLPYASDPAVTRHVAAFLNRHAEGPLPDTLLLNGGVFRAGALAGRLAQTLGAWRGAPLDVLHNAHPDVAVARGAVAYGLARAGHAPRIGGGSARSYFLVLDDRAGDAAARGVCLLPRGAEEGREIRLEDRTFALQLGQPVRFHLVSTVAETAYRPGDLVELKDGDFVRLPPIATVVERQAGSDARETPVKLTASLTEVGTLEMHCIATDDAARRWRLEFQLRGDAPAHGGDDAPARHPRLDQAIELIERSFGSKAADVTPKDTRRLRAQLEQVLGAREEWDVALARELFDALLARARRRRRSADHERAWLNLAGYCLRPGFGHPLDAWRIEQLWPLFDDGIQYVNDGQVWSEWWTLWRRVAGGLDDDAQTQVRDAIAFLEPSDDKRRKLPFDPGKVGPADMTRLSASLERLPVERKVELAGRLIAQLQKPAERALCAWALGRIGARRPFYGSAHSVVPAEVVNGWLDALFALDWKQVEPAAFAAAQIARMTGDRSRDLPDDTRDAVIKRLSAANASAAWIDMVREAIAFDEADTVRVFGETLPAGLKLLSG; this comes from the coding sequence ATGAAGCGCTATACGGTCGGCATCGACCTCGGCACGAGCAATACGGTCGTCGCATACGTCGAGGCGGGCTCCGACGCGATCCGCGTGTTCGACGTCGAGCAACTCGTCGGCCCCGGCGCGGTGGCCGCGCAGCCGCTGCTGCCGTCGGTGCGTTATCACCCGGCGGCCGGTGAGCTCGCGGCGGACGCGTTGAGGTTGCCGTGGCAGGCGGCCGGCGCGCGCGACGCGGCCGCCCGTTCGGGCGGCGGCGGTGACGGCGGGTCAGCCGGTCGGGACAGCGGCGCTGGTGACGCGCTGCCTGCCGTGATCGGCCGTTATGCGCGCACGCTCGGCGCGCAGGTGCCGGGCCGGCTCGTGTCGAGCGCGAAGAGCTGGTTGTCGCACGCATCGGTCGACCGGCTCGCGGCGATCCTGCCGTGGGGCGCGGCCGACGGCGTCGACAAGGTGTCGCCGGTCGACGCGAGCGCGAGCTATCTCGCGCATGTGCGCGACGCGTGGGACGCCCGTTTTCCCGACGCGCCGCTCGCGAAGCAGGACGTGATCCTGACGGTGCCCGCGTCGTTCGACGACGGTGCGCGCGCGTTGACGGTCGAGGCCGCGCGGCGCGCGCGGCTGCCCGCGCTGCGGCTGCTGGAAGAGCCGCAGGCCGCGTTCTACGATTGGCTGTACGGGCAGCGCGCGACGTTGCGCGACACGTTCGCCGACGCGCGGCGCGTGCTGATCTGCGACGTCGGCGGCGGCACGACCGACCTCACGCTCGTCGATGTCGCGCCCGGCGACGACGGTGAGCCGACCTTTACGCGCGTCGGCGTCGGCAATCACCTGATGCTCGGCGGCGACAACATGGACCTCGCGCTCGCGCGCCTGGTCGAGACGCGGCTGACCGAGCCCGGTACGCGGCTGTCGGCCGCAAGCCTGTCGCAGCTCGTCGAGCGCTGCCGTGCCGCGAAGGAGCGGCTGCTCGGCGACGATGCACCGGCGTCCGTCACCGTCACGCTGCTCGGCGCGGGCAGCAAGCTCGTCGGCGGCGCGCGCTCGGCCGAGCTGACGCGGCAGGAAGTCGAACAGATCGTCGTCGACGGTTTCTTTCCGCAGGTCGAGGCCGGCGAGCTGCCGCGTCGCGCGCGGGCCGCGATCGTCGAATTCGGGTTGCCGTATGCGAGCGACCCGGCCGTCACGCGGCACGTCGCCGCGTTCCTGAACCGTCACGCGGAAGGCCCGCTGCCCGACACGCTGCTGCTCAACGGCGGCGTGTTCCGCGCAGGCGCGCTCGCCGGCCGTCTCGCGCAGACGCTCGGCGCGTGGCGCGGCGCGCCGCTCGACGTGCTGCACAACGCGCATCCGGACGTGGCCGTCGCGCGCGGCGCGGTGGCCTACGGGCTCGCGCGCGCCGGGCATGCGCCGCGCATCGGCGGCGGTTCCGCGCGCAGCTATTTCCTTGTGCTCGACGACCGCGCCGGCGACGCAGCCGCGCGCGGTGTTTGCCTGCTGCCTCGCGGTGCGGAAGAGGGCCGCGAGATCCGGCTCGAGGATCGTACCTTTGCGCTGCAGCTCGGGCAGCCGGTGCGTTTCCACCTCGTGTCGACGGTGGCCGAGACCGCGTATCGCCCTGGCGATCTCGTTGAATTGAAGGACGGCGATTTCGTGCGGCTGCCGCCGATCGCGACGGTCGTCGAGCGACAGGCGGGCAGCGATGCGCGCGAAACGCCGGTGAAGCTCACCGCGTCGCTGACCGAGGTCGGCACGCTCGAAATGCATTGCATCGCGACCGACGACGCGGCACGCCGCTGGCGGCTCGAATTCCAGTTGCGCGGCGATGCGCCGGCGCACGGCGGCGACGATGCGCCCGCGCGGCATCCGCGTCTCGACCAGGCCATCGAACTGATTGAGCGCTCGTTCGGCAGCAAGGCCGCGGACGTCACGCCAAAGGACACGCGCCGGCTGCGCGCGCAGCTCGAACAGGTGCTCGGCGCGCGCGAAGAATGGGACGTCGCGCTCGCACGCGAACTGTTCGACGCGTTGCTCGCGCGAGCGCGGCGGCGCCGGCGCTCGGCCGATCACGAACGCGCGTGGCTGAACCTCGCCGGTTATTGCCTGCGTCCGGGCTTCGGCCATCCGCTCGATGCGTGGCGCATCGAACAGCTGTGGCCGCTGTTCGACGACGGGATTCAATACGTGAACGACGGGCAGGTGTGGTCCGAGTGGTGGACGCTGTGGCGGCGCGTGGCCGGCGGCCTCGACGACGACGCGCAGACGCAGGTGCGCGACGCGATCGCATTCCTCGAACCGTCCGACGACAAGCGGCGCAAGCTGCCGTTCGATCCGGGCAAGGTCGGCCCGGCCGACATGACGCGGCTGTCCGCGTCGCTCGAACGGCTGCCCGTCGAGCGCAAGGTCGAACTGGCCGGGCGCCTGATCGCGCAATTGCAGAAGCCGGCCGAGCGTGCACTGTGTGCGTGGGCGCTCGGGCGCATCGGCGCGCGCCGGCCGTTCTACGGCAGCGCGCACAGTGTCGTGCCTGCGGAAGTCGTCAACGGCTGGCTCGACGCGCTGTTCGCGCTCGACTGGAAGCAGGTCGAGCCGGCCGCGTTCGCGGCCGCGCAGATTGCACGGATGACCGGCGACCGCTCACGCGACCTGCCGGACGATACGCGCGACGCGGTGATCAAGCGTCTGTCGGCCGCGAATGCGTCGGCCGCATGGATCGATATGGTGCGCGAAGCGATCGCGTTCGACGAAGCCGACACGGTGCGCGTGTTCGGTGAGACGCTGCCGGCCGGGTTGAAGCTGCTGTCGGGGTGA
- a CDS encoding Hsp70 family protein, with product MSDPRYSIGIDLGTTHCALSYVDSAASDGEKITQQVLPIAQLTAPGALESRDLLPSFLYLPHESELTQGDLTLPWTASRGFAVGEMARTRGAGTPIRLVSSAKSWLCHPGVDRRAAILPGDAPPEVSRVSPLESSIRYLTHLREAWDHTHPDAPFADQDVTVTIPASFDPAARELTAEAARAAGYSRMTLLEEPQAALYSWIQKSEGGWRKQVQVGDLILCVDVGGGTTDLSLIAVVERDGNLELHRVAVGEHILLGGDNMDLALAHVVARKLAQQGTQADPWQLRALTYACRAAKETLLSDPTADAVPLVVPSRGSKLIGGSIRTELTRAELTQTILEGFFPQVDAAARPVSRARVGLTQLGLPYAQDAGITRHLAAFLGRQVAALDTLEGVQRTLPQGATFLHPTAVLFNGGVFKSALLTQRVLDTLNSWLAAEGAPPARLLAGADLDLAVARGAAYYGFVKRGRGVRIRGGTARAYYVAIESAMPAVPGLEPPVQALCVAPFGMEEGSDAALPPQEFGLVVGEPVQFRFFGSSVRRQDQVGTLLDYWSAEELQELEEIQATLPAEGRTVGEIVPVKLHARVTEAGTLELEAIPSGTNERWKVEFDVRGAA from the coding sequence GTGAGCGATCCGCGCTATTCGATCGGCATCGACCTCGGTACGACCCACTGCGCGCTGTCGTACGTCGACAGCGCCGCAAGCGACGGCGAAAAGATCACGCAGCAGGTGCTGCCGATCGCGCAGCTCACCGCGCCCGGCGCACTGGAGTCGCGCGACCTGCTGCCGTCGTTCCTCTATCTGCCGCATGAAAGCGAACTGACGCAGGGCGACCTGACGCTGCCGTGGACGGCCTCGCGCGGGTTCGCGGTCGGCGAGATGGCGCGCACCCGCGGCGCCGGCACGCCGATCCGCCTCGTGTCGAGCGCGAAGAGCTGGCTGTGCCATCCGGGCGTCGACCGTCGCGCGGCGATCCTGCCGGGCGATGCGCCGCCCGAAGTGTCGCGCGTGTCGCCGCTGGAAAGCTCGATCCGCTACCTGACGCACCTGCGCGAAGCGTGGGACCACACGCATCCGGATGCGCCGTTCGCCGACCAGGACGTGACGGTGACGATCCCCGCATCGTTCGACCCGGCCGCGCGCGAACTGACGGCCGAGGCCGCACGCGCCGCCGGCTACTCGCGGATGACGCTGCTCGAGGAGCCGCAGGCCGCGCTGTACAGCTGGATCCAGAAGAGCGAAGGCGGCTGGCGCAAGCAGGTGCAGGTCGGCGACCTGATCCTGTGCGTCGACGTCGGCGGCGGCACGACCGACCTGTCGCTGATCGCGGTGGTCGAGCGCGACGGCAATCTCGAACTGCATCGCGTGGCGGTCGGCGAGCACATCCTGCTCGGCGGCGACAACATGGACCTCGCGCTCGCGCACGTGGTCGCGCGCAAGCTCGCGCAGCAGGGCACGCAGGCCGATCCGTGGCAACTGCGCGCGCTCACGTACGCATGCCGCGCCGCAAAGGAAACGCTGCTGTCCGATCCGACGGCCGACGCGGTGCCGCTTGTCGTGCCGAGCCGCGGCTCGAAGCTGATCGGCGGTTCGATCCGCACGGAGCTCACGCGCGCGGAACTCACGCAGACGATTCTCGAAGGCTTCTTCCCGCAGGTCGATGCGGCCGCGCGCCCGGTGAGCCGCGCGCGCGTCGGCCTGACGCAGCTCGGCCTGCCGTATGCGCAGGACGCGGGCATCACGCGCCATCTCGCGGCGTTCCTTGGCCGCCAGGTCGCGGCGCTCGACACGCTCGAAGGCGTGCAGCGCACGCTGCCGCAGGGCGCGACGTTCCTGCATCCGACGGCCGTGCTGTTCAACGGCGGCGTGTTCAAGTCGGCGCTGCTCACGCAGCGCGTGCTCGATACGCTCAACAGCTGGCTCGCCGCCGAAGGCGCGCCGCCCGCGCGCCTGCTCGCAGGCGCCGATCTCGATCTCGCGGTCGCGCGCGGCGCGGCTTACTACGGCTTCGTGAAGCGCGGCCGTGGCGTGCGCATTCGCGGCGGCACGGCGCGTGCGTACTACGTCGCGATCGAATCGGCGATGCCCGCGGTGCCGGGGCTCGAACCGCCGGTGCAGGCGCTGTGCGTCGCGCCGTTCGGGATGGAGGAAGGCTCGGACGCGGCGCTGCCGCCGCAGGAGTTCGGCCTCGTCGTCGGCGAACCGGTGCAGTTCCGCTTCTTCGGGTCGTCGGTGCGCCGCCAGGACCAGGTCGGCACGCTGCTCGACTACTGGTCGGCGGAAGAGCTGCAGGAGCTGGAAGAAATCCAGGCGACGCTGCCCGCCGAAGGGCGCACGGTCGGCGAGATCGTGCCGGTGAAGCTGCATGCGCGCGTGACCGAAGCCGGCACGCTCGAACTCGAGGCGATCCCGAGCGGCACGAACGAGCGCTGGAAGGTCGAGTTCGACGTGCGCGGCGCCGCCTGA
- a CDS encoding DUF2760 domain-containing protein → MPESNLSFFGRLSLAVGTFFSVLGNREFAAGVLRVRDGAPAPVAPAPAPAPAPVKAPAPELREASPQAALQLLGLLQRDARFIDFVEEDIAGYADADIGAAARLVHDGCRAALREHFTIVPVRDEAEGSRVTLPAGFDATAVRVTGNVVGSAPFTGTVSHRGWRVADVRLPKLTGSHDASVVAPAEVEL, encoded by the coding sequence ATGCCCGAATCCAACCTGTCCTTCTTCGGCCGGCTGTCGCTTGCCGTCGGCACGTTCTTCTCCGTGCTCGGCAACCGCGAGTTCGCGGCCGGCGTGCTGCGCGTGCGCGATGGCGCCCCGGCACCGGTCGCACCGGCGCCCGCGCCCGCACCTGCGCCCGTGAAGGCCCCGGCGCCCGAGCTGCGCGAAGCGAGCCCGCAGGCCGCGCTGCAACTGCTCGGCCTGCTGCAGCGCGATGCGCGCTTCATCGACTTCGTCGAGGAAGACATCGCCGGCTACGCGGACGCCGACATCGGCGCGGCCGCGCGCCTCGTGCACGACGGCTGCCGCGCGGCGCTGCGCGAGCACTTCACGATCGTGCCGGTGCGCGACGAAGCCGAAGGCAGCCGTGTGACGCTGCCGGCCGGCTTCGACGCGACGGCCGTGCGCGTGACCGGCAACGTGGTCGGTTCGGCGCCGTTCACGGGCACGGTCAGCCATCGCGGCTGGCGCGTCGCCGACGTGCGCCTGCCGAAGCTGACGGGCAGCCACGACGCATCGGTGGTCGCACCGGCGGAGGTGGAACTGTGA
- a CDS encoding Rrf2 family transcriptional regulator — MRTDSRLSRMLHALIHMDQADGPLTSEAIATMLCTNPVVVRRLLGGLRDCGYVQSEKGHGGGWVLSVALDDITLLDVYRAVGEPPLFSDLVPEDEPECLVEQAVNAHLSATLKDAEASLLARFGEVTLGMLSRDFEAKAALRGYTR, encoded by the coding sequence GTGAGAACCGACAGCCGTTTGTCGCGCATGCTGCATGCGCTGATCCACATGGACCAGGCCGACGGCCCGCTGACGTCGGAGGCGATCGCGACGATGCTGTGCACGAATCCGGTCGTCGTGCGGCGCCTGCTCGGCGGCTTGCGCGACTGCGGCTACGTGCAGTCGGAGAAAGGGCACGGCGGCGGCTGGGTGCTGAGCGTCGCGCTCGACGACATCACGCTGCTCGACGTATATCGCGCGGTGGGCGAGCCGCCGCTGTTCTCCGATCTGGTGCCCGAGGACGAGCCCGAATGCCTGGTCGAACAGGCGGTCAACGCGCATCTGTCGGCGACGTTGAAGGATGCCGAAGCATCGTTGCTGGCGCGCTTCGGCGAAGTCACGCTCGGCATGCTGTCGCGCGATTTCGAAGCGAAGGCTGCGCTGCGGGGCTACACGCGCTGA
- a CDS encoding NAD(P)/FAD-dependent oxidoreductase yields the protein MHNHHEVIVVGGSFAGLSAAMQLARARRRVLVIDAGRPRNRFAEHAHGFFGQDGKPPAQIIAEAVTQLDAYPTVQRFDGEVSTAERDADGRFHVTLSDGRRASADRLILATGIRDELPALPGLAERWGISVLHCPYCHGYEVSGQRLGVLATHPLSVHQAILIPDWGPTTWFTQGVVDPNEEESALLDARGVRIERSPVVEILGDAPRIEALRLADGQVVPIDALFVGARTVMTSDLAEQLGCAFDEGPLGPVVRVDTWKQTSVAGVFAAGDASTPMTNATFASASGVTAGIAAHRSLIFGLHA from the coding sequence ATGCATAACCATCATGAAGTGATCGTGGTCGGCGGTAGCTTTGCGGGGCTGTCGGCCGCGATGCAGCTGGCGCGGGCGCGACGCCGCGTGCTCGTGATCGACGCGGGCCGGCCGCGCAACCGCTTTGCCGAACACGCGCACGGCTTTTTCGGGCAGGACGGCAAGCCGCCCGCGCAGATCATTGCCGAAGCCGTCACGCAACTCGACGCGTATCCGACCGTGCAGCGGTTCGACGGCGAAGTGAGCACGGCCGAGCGCGATGCCGACGGCCGCTTCCACGTGACGCTGTCGGACGGCCGCCGCGCGAGCGCCGACCGGCTGATTCTCGCGACCGGCATCCGCGACGAACTGCCCGCGCTGCCGGGGCTCGCGGAACGCTGGGGCATCAGCGTGCTGCATTGTCCGTATTGCCATGGGTACGAGGTAAGTGGCCAGCGGCTCGGCGTGCTCGCCACGCATCCGCTTTCCGTGCATCAGGCGATCCTGATTCCGGACTGGGGCCCGACGACGTGGTTCACGCAGGGCGTGGTCGATCCGAATGAAGAAGAATCCGCGTTGCTCGACGCGCGCGGCGTGCGCATCGAGCGGTCGCCGGTCGTTGAAATTCTTGGCGATGCACCGCGCATCGAAGCGCTGCGGCTCGCCGACGGGCAGGTCGTGCCGATCGATGCGCTGTTCGTCGGCGCGCGCACGGTAATGACGAGCGATCTCGCGGAGCAACTCGGGTGTGCATTCGACGAAGGGCCGCTTGGTCCGGTCGTCCGAGTCGATACGTGGAAGCAGACGAGCGTCGCAGGGGTATTCGCGGCTGGCGACGCGTCGACGCCGATGACCAACGCGACGTTCGCGTCGGCATCCGGCGTGACGGCGGGGATCGCCGCGCATCGATCGCTGATTTTCGGGCTGCACGCGTGA
- a CDS encoding LysR substrate-binding domain-containing protein: MLGNTSIKGHEMLDLDDLRLVRAIGASRSLAAAARLLDLTPPAVTIRLQRMEARLSARLAVRQSQGIALTDEGQRLYQEAVDILERVEALPVSISGDHGDVQGTLRVVAPFGFGRKYVARIVRDVQRAHPKLEISLHLSESPLTSASAADVVVHVGSLKSSSWIGYPLAPNERFLCASPGYARRIKELNHPSDLARYDCLCLRENDEDIPRWRFSPSGDGQRESRRSTVIRVTGALSSNDGTVITDWALAGLGIVERSEWDVAPLLANGKLVRLLPDWSLPPAPVTALLPSRTGRSARQRVFLEAARQFLDPPPWRGKA, encoded by the coding sequence ATGCTAGGCAACACCAGCATTAAGGGACATGAAATGCTCGATCTCGACGACCTTCGACTCGTTCGCGCGATCGGCGCGTCGCGTTCATTGGCCGCTGCGGCGCGCCTGCTCGACCTCACGCCGCCCGCGGTCACGATTCGCCTGCAGCGGATGGAGGCGCGATTGAGCGCACGGCTCGCCGTGCGGCAGTCGCAAGGGATCGCGTTGACCGACGAGGGGCAACGGCTGTACCAGGAAGCCGTCGATATTCTCGAGCGCGTGGAGGCGCTGCCGGTCAGCATCTCGGGCGACCACGGCGACGTGCAAGGCACGCTGCGCGTCGTCGCCCCGTTCGGCTTCGGGCGCAAGTACGTCGCGCGGATCGTGCGCGACGTGCAACGCGCGCATCCGAAGCTGGAAATTTCGCTCCACCTGTCGGAGAGCCCGTTGACGAGCGCATCGGCGGCAGACGTGGTCGTGCACGTCGGCAGCCTCAAGTCGTCGTCGTGGATCGGCTATCCGCTCGCGCCCAACGAACGCTTCCTGTGTGCGAGCCCCGGCTACGCGCGTCGCATCAAGGAGCTGAATCATCCTTCCGACCTCGCCCGATACGACTGCCTGTGCCTGCGCGAGAACGACGAGGACATTCCGCGATGGCGCTTCTCGCCAAGCGGCGACGGTCAACGCGAGTCCCGACGGTCCACCGTGATCCGCGTCACGGGTGCGCTGTCCTCCAACGACGGCACCGTCATCACCGATTGGGCATTGGCCGGGCTCGGGATCGTGGAACGCTCGGAATGGGACGTCGCCCCGCTGCTGGCGAACGGCAAGCTCGTCCGGTTGCTGCCCGACTGGAGCCTGCCGCCCGCGCCGGTGACGGCGCTGTTGCCGTCGCGCACCGGCCGCTCCGCGCGGCAACGGGTTTTTCTCGAAGCTGCGCGGCAGTTCCTCGATCCGCCGCCGTGGCGTGGCAAGGCATGA